In Hippoglossus stenolepis isolate QCI-W04-F060 chromosome 13, HSTE1.2, whole genome shotgun sequence, a single genomic region encodes these proteins:
- the LOC118120051 gene encoding C-X-C chemokine receptor type 2-like — MADPNTSSFFIDFGSAYDELNFTYNDSEFFIDQDTQPCSPFSPSDAVMAGVGTFYILVFLLAIPGNLVVGLVIGLSRQTLPPSDLYLLHLAVADLLLAITLPFWAVSVMWGWVFGDAMCKIITILQELSFYSSILFLTCISIDRYMVIVRAMDARRANRQLVSWGVCGAVWAVGACLSLPGLFSSSISSRNSSRMACTEHYETGSADEWRLATRMLRHSLGFVIPLAIMLPCYGVTIRRLLHVRGGFQRQRAMRMIVVVVFAFLLCWTPYHLAVMADTFFRTKVVPYRCPARMAVDQAMFATQSLGLLHSCVNPLLYAFVGEKFRRNLLQLMRQVGVLERASVSRASRSSMSSEITSTVM, encoded by the exons ATGGCTG ATCCAAACACATCTTCTTTTTTCATTGACTTTGGCTCCGCTTATGACGAACTCAACTTCACCTACAATGACTCTGAGTTCTTCATAGACCAGGATACGCAGCCCTGCAGCCCCTTCTCCCCCTCAGATGCAGTCATGGCTGGAGTTGGTACATTCTACATCCTCGTCTTCCTGCTGGCCATCCCTGGAAACCTGGTCGTGGGGCTGGTGATTGGCCTCAGCAGGCAGACGCTGCCGCCCTCTGACCTCTACCTCCTCCACCTGGCAGTCGCCGACCTCCTGCTCGCCATCACTCTCCCATTCTGGGCCGTCTCCGTCATGTGGGGCTGGGTGTTCGGAGACGCCATGTGCAAAATCATCACCATCCTCCAAGAGCTGAGCTTCTACTCCAGCATCCTCTTCCTGACGTGCATCAGCATTGACCGTTACATGGTGATTGTGCGCGCCATGGATGCTCGCAGGGCGAACCGACAGTTGGTCAGCTGGGGAGTTTGTGGTGCCGTCTGGGCTGTCGGAGCGTGTTTGTCTTTGCCGGGCCTCTTCAGTTCTTCAATCTCTTCTCGAAACTCCAGTCGGATGGCGTGCACTGAACACTACGAAACAGGCAGCGCCGACGAGTGGCGGCTGGCCACCAGGATGCTCCGCCATTCTCTGGGTTTTGTCATCCCCCTGGCCATCATGCTGCCCTGCTATGGAGTCACCATCCGGCGCCTCCTTCACGTCCGCGGGGGCTTTCAGCGGCAGCGAGCCATGAGAATGATTGTGGTCGTGGTGTTCGCCTTTCTGCTTTGCTGGACGCCGTACCACCTTGCAGTGATGGCAGATACGTTTTTCCGGACAAAGGTAGTGCCCTACCGGTGCCCAGCGAGGATGGCGGTGGATCAGGCCATGTTTGCCACCCAGAGTCTCGGCCTGCTTCACAGCTGCGTCAACCCGTTGCTGTACGCCTTTGTGGGAGAGAAGTTCAGGAGGAACCTGCTGCAGTTGATGAGGCAGGTTGGCGTCCTGGAGAGAGCATCAGTGTCGAGGGCCAGCAGGTCGTCAATGTCGTCAGAAATCACATCCACGGTCATGTGA
- the nabp1a gene encoding SOSS complex subunit B2 isoform X2 produces MAAATTEAVFLLKDVKPGSKNLNIVFIVLEIGRVTKTKDGHEVRSCKVADKSGSIAISVWDELGSLIQAGDIIKLTRGYASIWKGCLTLYTGRGGDLQKIGEFCMVYSEVPNFSEPNPDLQSQTNQQNKSGKPDQNQRGNSPPNQNSGNGAMTPYTPTNNNPPSGAPRDPTYGNSGRPNGRSPGNGAPPSSVSGPPTAPKSSVTISNGRDPRRAKR; encoded by the exons ATGGCAGCCGCCACGACCGAGGCCGTGTTTCTGTTGAAGGATGTAAAGCCCGGGTCGAAGAACCTGAACATCGTCTTCATCGTTTTGGAAATAG GACGAGTCACCAAGACGAAAGATGGCCACGAGGTGCGCTCCTGCAAGGTGGCGGACAAGAGCGGGAGCATCGCGATCTCCGTGTGGGACGAGCTGGGCAGCCTCATCCAGGCTGGAGACATCATCAAGCTCACCAGAGG CTATGCATCCATATGGAAAGGATGCCTAACTTTATAcactggaagaggaggagatctGCAGAAGATTGGAGA GTTCTGTATGGTGTATTCAGAAGTGCCCAACTTCAGTGAACCAAACCCAGACCTGCAATCCCAAACAAACCAGCAGAACAAGTCT GGTAAACCTGACCAGAACCAAAGGGGGAACTCTCCGCCCAATCAAAATTCAG GTAATGGTGCCATGACACCGTATACCCCCACCAACAACAACCCACCATCCGGTGCACCCCGTGACCCCACGTATGGAAATTCCGGGCGACCCAACGGTCGGTCACCCGGCAACGGAGCACCACCCTCGTCGGTTTCTGGACCCCCAACAGCCCCAAAGTCCTCAGTTACCATTAGCAACGGCAGGGACCCACGCCGTGCCAAAAGATGA
- the nabp1a gene encoding SOSS complex subunit B2 isoform X1 — translation MAAATTEAVFLLKDVKPGSKNLNIVFIVLEIGRVTKTKDGHEVRSCKVADKSGSIAISVWDELGSLIQAGDIIKLTRGYASIWKGCLTLYTGRGGDLQKIGEFCMVYSEVPNFSEPNPDLQSQTNQQNKSGKPDQNQRGNSPPNQNSGTAAQPGNGAMTPYTPTNNNPPSGAPRDPTYGNSGRPNGRSPGNGAPPSSVSGPPTAPKSSVTISNGRDPRRAKR, via the exons ATGGCAGCCGCCACGACCGAGGCCGTGTTTCTGTTGAAGGATGTAAAGCCCGGGTCGAAGAACCTGAACATCGTCTTCATCGTTTTGGAAATAG GACGAGTCACCAAGACGAAAGATGGCCACGAGGTGCGCTCCTGCAAGGTGGCGGACAAGAGCGGGAGCATCGCGATCTCCGTGTGGGACGAGCTGGGCAGCCTCATCCAGGCTGGAGACATCATCAAGCTCACCAGAGG CTATGCATCCATATGGAAAGGATGCCTAACTTTATAcactggaagaggaggagatctGCAGAAGATTGGAGA GTTCTGTATGGTGTATTCAGAAGTGCCCAACTTCAGTGAACCAAACCCAGACCTGCAATCCCAAACAAACCAGCAGAACAAGTCT GGTAAACCTGACCAGAACCAAAGGGGGAACTCTCCGCCCAATCAAAATTCAGGTACAGCGGCCCAACCAG GTAATGGTGCCATGACACCGTATACCCCCACCAACAACAACCCACCATCCGGTGCACCCCGTGACCCCACGTATGGAAATTCCGGGCGACCCAACGGTCGGTCACCCGGCAACGGAGCACCACCCTCGTCGGTTTCTGGACCCCCAACAGCCCCAAAGTCCTCAGTTACCATTAGCAACGGCAGGGACCCACGCCGTGCCAAAAGATGA
- the cavin2a gene encoding caveolae-associated protein 2a — protein MEDDASHAEPSSLSGSTHTIPPPLERPELLIPSFSPSSAPSSPTPTGTLSRLGFRAPTSPTSVAPGSPVAAGQVSAITVVALLDKLVNMLEAVQDNQQRMELRQADLEGAVRVVQGDVSRLTKTHVSTSNCVSKLLERSRKVSGHLKDVKERMDKQAVQVKKLEANHNHLLKRNHFKVIIFQEDNEIPSSVYVKDSLRTPLPSQYDAESTMVTPSIAGSVECSRAQDEGLQTISLSSDDDDVLKALQEESDMLAAEAEMGLGTSRPLERRADKFKRNSLKKVDSIKKAFTRESFEKKMNQITTKIVPPEKREKLRKSLTPNHPKSPTAKSSSFKVSPMTFNVKKVRDGETPTQDIGSPGEEDHVEIPHLGNMDGDIPLAEVHTHEDVVEINQEMLSPSTPDSMKAELAINGKAPSIECEINGDHAAGLAVPEQDEDVGVEEDDEEGEEEEKHKTPVETAADAQIPTASAAVEQAT, from the exons ATGGAAGACGACGCGTCCCACGCCGAGCCCAGCAGCTTGTCGGGCAGCACCCACACCATCCCGCCGCCGCTCGAGCGCCCGGAGCTCCTCATCCCGAGCTTCAGCCCGTCCTCCGCGCCGTCCTCCCCGACCCCGACGGGCACCCTGTCCCGGCTCGGCTTCAGGGCTCCCACCAGCCCGACCTCGGTGGCGCCGGGCAGCCCCGTGGCCGCCGGCCAGGTGAGCGCCATCACCGTGGTGGCGCTGCTGGACAAGCTGGTCAACATGCTGGAGGCGGTGCAGGACAACCAGCAGCGCATGGAGCTGCGGCAGGCCGACCTGGAGGGCGCCGTGCGGGTGGTGCAGGGCGACGTGAGCCGCCTCACCAAGACCCACGTCAGCACCTCCAACTGCGTCAGCAAGCTGCTGGAGCGCTCCCGCAAAGTCAGCGGCCACCTGAAGGACGTGAAGGAGCGCATGGACAAGCAGGCGGTGCAGGTGAAGAAGCTGGaggccaaccacaaccacctGCTGAAGAGGAACCACTTTAAAGTGATCATCTTCCAG GAAGACAATGAGATCCCCTCCAGTGTGTATGTCAAGGACTCCCTCAGGACCCCACTGCCAAGCCAGTATGACGCAGAATCCACCATGGTTACTCCATCTATCGCAGGCTCGGTTGAATGCAGCCGTGCCCAAGACGAGGGTCTCCAGACCATTAGCCTGTCCTCTGATGACGATGATGTTCTCAAAGCACTGCAGGAGGAGTCCGATATGCTGGCGGCTGAAGCTGAAATGGGTCTGGGCACTTCCCGCCCACTTGAGAGAAGAGCCGACAAATTCAAGCGCAACAGCCTGAAGAAGGTCGATAGCATCAAGAAGGCCTTTACGCGCGAGAGCTTTGAGAAGAAGATGAACCAGATCACCACCAAGATTGTGCCCCCAGAGAAGCGTGAGAAACTCAGGAAGAGTCTCACCCCCAACCACCCCAAGAGCCCAACTGCCAAGTCCTCCTCATTTAAGGTGTCTCCCATGACCTTCAATGTAAAGAAGGTCAGGGATGGGGAGACCCCCACGCAAGACATAGGTTCACCTGGGGAAGAAGACCATGTGGAGATTCCTCATCTAGGAAACATGGATGGTGACATTCCCTTGGCGGAGGTTCATACCCATGAAGACGTTGTGGAGATAAATCAGGAAATGCTGAGTCCCTCCACCCCAGACAGCATGAAGGCAGAGCTGGCAATCAACGGCAAAGCACCGAGCATTGAGTGTGAGATCAATGGTGATCACGCTGCTGGCCTGGCAGTACCAGAACAGGATGAAGATGTTGGCGTggaagaagatgatgaggagggagaagaagaggagaagcacAAAACCCCTGTAGAAACAGCAGCCGATGCCCAGATTCCCACAgcatcagctgctgtggagcaaGCAACTTaa